The window ATACCGAGCAGCTGCACATCCACCCCGCCCGACTCCGCGATGGCCCGCTCGTAGTCGGCGCCCGCATGCTCGATGCCGTCGAGCGAGCCGTTCGGCACGTGGATGAGCGACGGCGTGAGCCCGAGCGGCTCGACCACCTCGCGGGTGATGACGGCGCGGTACGACTCGGGGTGGCCGGCGGGCAGGCCCACGTACTCGTCGAGCGCGTAGCCGCGGACGTGGGACACATCCACACCGCGCTCCCGGATGCCGCGCTCCAGCGCCCGGTAGACGGCCAGCGGGGTGGATCCGGTGGCCAGCCCCAGCACCGTGTCGGGCTTGGCGGCGATCAGGTCCAGGATGCTGCGCGCGGCGAGGTCGCCCGCGGCGTCCTGGTCGCGGACGACGACGATTTCGGCCATCAGTTCTCTCCTACGAGTGCCGCACCGAGGGCGGCGACGGGGCTTCCTTCGGGAACGAGGCGCACCCTCCCGGGCAGGTCGAGCGACGCCAGGAAGGGCGACGTGCGCTCCCAGTCGTGCAGCACCTCGTGGACCTCGCCGAGCAGGCGCTCCCCCAGGTGGCTCAGTCCGCCCCCGATCACCACGGTGGCGGGGTCGACGGTGAGCACGAGGACGCGCACCGCGGCGGCGATGCCCACCGCCAGCCTAGCGGCGATGGCCCGCGCGGCGGGGTCGCCGCGCTCCGCGGCGGCGTAGAGCGCGCGCACCGGGAACGGGTCGTCGGTCGGCCACTGCCGGGCGATGCCGGAGCCGCTGGCGAGCGTCTCCAGGCAGCCACGCTGGCCGCATGCGCACAGCGGGCCGTCCGGGTCGACGGGCAGATGCCCGATCTCGCCGGCGATGCCGGTGCTGCCGCGCCACAGGCGTCCGTCGACGACGATGCCCGCGGCCATCCCGGTGCCCAGGTTGAGGAACGCGACCGTCCCGGTGAGGCCGAGCAGGTGCGACGCGCCGAGAGCCGCGGCCTTGACGTCGTTCTCGACGCGGACGCCGACGCCGAGGCGCCCCGCGAGCATCCCTCCGAGCTCCAGTCGGTCGAGCCCGAGGTTGACGGCGTGGGCGACATGGCCGGATGTGGCATCCACCATCCCGGGGATGCCGACCCCGATCGACTGGAACCCGCCGGGCGCGAGGCCCGTCAGCTCGCCGAGCCGCGACACCGCGGCGACGGCGGTCTCCACGACGGCCGCGTGCCCGAAGCCGGTGGGGAGGCGGATGCGTTCCGCGAGCGCGCCGGACTCGTCGACGGCGACCGCGTCCGTCTTGGTGCCGCCGATGTCGATGCCGAGTCTCACGACCCGCGCCCGAGCAGCGAGAGCAGGGCACGCCCGACCAGGCGCGAGGCGCCGAACGTGGCGATGTCGGCGTAGGCGCGGTCGTCGCTGGGCCAGCCCATGTCGACCACGAGCACCTCGTCGCGTTCGGCGCGGAGCCGGTCGATCGCGGCGCGCGCGAACGCGTGCCGGTGGTTGTCCTTGCCGATCACCAGCACCGGCGACTGCGCCGCCAGTACGAGGTCGGGATGGTCGCCCTCGGTGAAGAGCACCGTCGGATTCGCAGCGAACTGAGCCGCCTCGGGGTCCGCCGGTTCGGCCTCCAGCACGGAGAACGGCCCCCACGGGGCGCTCCCGACGGCGATGTTCGCGACCGTGTCGATGCGCACCACGGAGAACCGGCCCCCGCCGTGCCGCCGCAGCCACTCCCGCGCGTGCGGGCTCACGTCGAACGCGCGCTCCGCCGCCTCCGCATCCTCCCGCTCCAGCGCCTCCGTACACTCGACCCCCTCCGCCCCCTCCGTCGAGTCCGCAGAAAGTGCACGCGACACGCCGCCCGAGCGTGCACTTTTCGTGTACTCGACGGTGGGGGATGGCGCAACGGATGCGGCGGATGCGGCGAGCGCGCGCACGCGGGCGGATGCGTCGGCGACGCGCGACGGCGCGAGGCGGCCGGCGGCGACGGCCGCGGCGATGGCGTCCTCGATCGCGGCGAGCTGCGCGTCCGTGTTCTCCGTGCCGATGCACAACAGGTCGCAGCCGGCGGCGAGCGCGAGCACCGCCGCCTCCGGGATGCCGCGGTCGCCGCTAGCGCCGTGCATGTCGAGGGCGTCGCTGACGACGACGCCGTCGAAGCCGAGCTCGCCGCGCAGCATCCCGTGGACGATCGCCGGGCTGAGCGTCGCGGGCAGGACGGCGTCGAGCTGGGGCAGCAGGATGTGCGAGGTCATCACCGCGCGCGCCCCGGCGGCGACGACCGCCCGGAACGGCACGAGCTCCCGCTCGCGCAGCTGCGCCGCCGACAGGTCGACCACGGGCAGCTCCAGGTGGGAGTCCGTCCCGGTGTCGCCGTGACCCGGGAAGTGCTTCGCCGCGACCGCGACCCCGGCCGACTGCAGCCCGCGCGTCCAGGCCGCCCCGTGCTCGGCGACGACCTCGGGGTCCGAGCCGAAGCTGCGCACGCCGATCACCGGGTTGTCCGGGTTGGAGTTGATGTCGATGTCCGGAGCGAAGTCGAGGTTCACGCCGGCACGGCGCAGCTCCTCGCCGACCCGGCGCGCGACCCGCTCCGTGTAGTCCGGGTCGCCCAGCCGGCCCAGGATCGCGTTGCCGGGATACGGCGAGCCGCTCTCGTAGTAGAGCCGCGTGACGTCGCCACCCTCCTCGTCGATCGCGACGATCGCGTGCGGGTTGGCCTCGTAGATCGCGGACGTGAGGGCGCGCAGCTGCTCGGCCGAGGCGATGTTCTGCCCGAACAGGCACACGCCGCCCAGGCCGTCGCGCAGTCGTTCCGCCAGCCAGCCGGGCAGCGTCGTGCCGACGAAGCCGGGCAGCAGCGTCGCGGCGATGCTGCGGCGCAGGTCCGGGTCGGTCAGTGCGGTGTCGGCGACGGAGGCGCCGCTCACCCCTTGACCGCCCCGCTGACGAGGCCGCTGGTCATGCGGCCCTGCACGATGAGGAAGAAGATGATCACCGGCACCGCGACGAGCGTGGATGCCGCCATCACCTGGCCCCAGTCGGTCGCCCGCGAGGCGGACTGCTGCACGAAGCCGCGCAGCCAGAGCGGAAGCGTCGCACTGCTCGACTGCGGCAGGATGACGAGGGCCACCGTGAACTCGTTCCAGGCCTGCAGGAACGCGTAGACGCCGGAGGCGACGAGGCCGGGCGCAAGCAGCGGGAAGGTGATCCGCAGGAACGCCTGCGTGCGGCTGAGACCGTCCACCATCGCCGCCTCCTCGAGGTCGGCGGGGATGCCGGCGACGAAGCCGCGCAGCATCCAGATGGTGAACGGCACGACCGCGGCGATGTACAGGATGCTCACGCCGACGACCGTGTTCAGCAGGCCCAGCGTGCCCATCAGCTTGTACTGGGCGATGAACAGCCCCTCGGCGGGGAGCATCTGGATCAGGAGCACCGCCAGCACGAACGACCGCCGCCCCCGGAACCGGAACCGGCTGATCGCCAGCGCCGCGAGGAACGCGAAGGCGAGGCAGCACACGACCGTGATCAGCGCGACGGCGACGCTCATCCCGAGCGCCGGGAAGAACGTGCCGCCCTGCACGACGGCGGCGAAGTTGTCGAACGAGCCGCCGAACGGCAGCCAGGTCGGCGTGCTGTTCTGCAGGATGACGTTCGGCAGCAGCGACGAGTTCACCATCCAGTACACGGGGAAGACCCAGATCAGGGCCAGCACGATCCCCAGGGCGCCGAGCAGCACGCGCGAGACGCGGATGCGGCGGCGGGAGCGCACGCGGCGCACGGGCGCGCCGGGCTCAGTGGTGGCGGTGCGGGCGGTCGTCGAGGCGGTCACGATTCGTCCTCCTTCAGCAGGTGGCGCACGTAGAACCAGCTGAGGGCGACCGTGAGCACGAGCACGAAGACGCTGACGGCGCTGGCCATCGCGAAGTCGCTCGAGCCGACGCCGAGCTGGTAGATGTAGGTGCCGAGCAGGTTGGTCTCGCTCGCGATCGAGCCCTTGTCCTGCAGCAGCTTGATCTGCGCGAAGACCCGCAGGTCCCAGATGATCTGCAGCAGCAGCACGATGCCGAGCACGGGCCGGATGATCGGCAGGATGATGTAGCGCAGCCGCTGCCACCCGCGGGCGCCGTCCATCTGGGCGGCCTCCACGACCTCCGTCGACACCTGCGTCAGCCCGGCGTAGATGGAGAAGGCGACGAACGGGACGCTCATCCAGGTCACGATGACCATCGCCACGAAGAAGAACGACAGCGGGTTCTGCAGCCAGTTGTGGTCCTGGAAGTCGAGGCCCCAGGACGTCAGCACGTAGTTGACGACGCCGCGGCGCCAGTCGAACAGCCAGTTCCAGACGGTCATCGCGGCGACGACCGGCATCGCCCAGGCGAGCAGCAGGGCGACCTGGAGGATGATGCGGACCACGCGGTTCACGGCGTTCATCAGCAGCGCTGTACCGACGCCGATCACGACCGTGACGGCGGCGGTCACCAGGCAGAAGGCGATCGAGCGGGCCACGACGACCCAGGTGTAGCCGTCCGAGAACAGCGTGATGTAGTTCTCGAACCAGACGAAGTCGGCGGGCTTCCCGAACTGCTGGGCCAGCCCGAAGTGCTGCATGGAGGTGATCAGCTGCCAGACCACCGGGTAGCCGAGGGCGACGAGCAGGATGACGATGGCCGGCAGCAGCAGCGTGTACGGCGTCAGCCTCCCCCGGCGACGGCGCGGGGCGTCCGGTGAGGGCGGGGGCGGCGCGGCGACGGCGATGCGGGTGTCCTCGGTGGCGGTCACGGGCGTCCTCCTTCCGGTGATGTTCAGAGTCTGAGGGCAGAGGCGAGGGCGCGGAAGGGGTGCCTCCGCGCCCTCGCCCCGGTGGATGGATCGGCGTCAGCTCTTGACGTTGAGCAGCGCGTCGATCTTCTTGTCGTACTCCTGCGCCAGGGCCTTCAGGTCGGACGCGTCGCGGATCTTGGAGAAGAACTCCTCCATCACGTTGCCCGCCTCGACCGACGCCCATCCGGGAGCCGCCGGGGTGAGCTTGGAGTTGGACGCGGACTCGATGAGCGCCTTCGCGAACTGGTCGTCGCCGAGCGAGGACGTGTACTTCGCATTGGCCGGGCCGAGGCCGTTCTTGCCGAGCATCTCCTGGTACTCCTTCGAGAAGATGATCTTCAGGAGGGTCTTCGACAGGCCCGGCTCCTTGGTCTTCGCCGAGATGCCGATGTTGGAGCCGCCGGCGAACACCGGGGCCGGCTTGCCGTCGTTGCCCGGAAGCACGTAGGTGCCGAAGGTGGCGTCGTTCCAGGTGCGGACCGGCTTGCCGTCCTTCTCCGACAGGTCGCCGATCGACCAGTGCGCCCATCCCGGGGCCATGATCGTCGCGGCGGCGAGCGAGGTGTCACCGGTCTTGGTGCCGTTCGCGTCGACCGTCTGGTCGGTGTCGTTCAGGTAGATGTACTGGTTCGAGTCCTTGGCGTCGTTCGGCGCCTTGGATGCGTTCTTGTACAGATCCTGGAGCTGCTGCAGGCCCTTCAGCGACTCGGGCGACTCGAGGGTCGCCTTCCACTTGTCGCCGTCCTTCTTCGCGATGTCCCCGCCGTTGGCGAAGATCCACGAGATGCCGTCGCGCCAGTCCTGGCCGCCGAGGAAGAAGCCGGAGAAGTTGTCGATGTTCTTCGGGTTCTTGGCCGTGATGTCGGCCACGGAACTGTTGAACTGGTCGAGGGTGGTCGGGACGCTGACGCCGGCCGCCTGGTAGACGTCCTTGCGGTAGAACATGTAGCGCGAGCCGAAGTAGTACGGCAGCGTGTAGTTCTTGCCGTCGACCTTGCCCGCCTCGACGAACGACTGGAGCAGGTCGCTCCCGCCGAGGTCCTTGTACATGTCGGAGATGTCGAGGAACGCGCCGACGTTGGTGAACGTCGGGGACTGCGTGTTGCCCATCTCGGTGACGTCCGGGGTGTTGTTGGCGTCCGGGAGCGCGGTGGTGAGCTTGGTGACGATGTCTCCCCAGTCCTGCTGCTCGATCTTCAGGGTCGCACCGGTCTCCTTGGCGAACTCCGTCTTGAGGTAGTTGCGGAGGGCGTCCGGGGTGTCCGAGCCGACGAGCCAGAGGGTGACCGTCTTGCCCTTGCCGTCGGTGCTGGCTCCGGTGGAGCCTCCCGACGCGCATCCGGCGAGCACGAGAGCGGAAGCTGTGGCCACTGCGGCGAGGCCGACGAGCTTTCTCTTCATAGCACTGTCCTTTCGTAGGGGTGGGGCTTTGGTTGTGTGGGACTTTCGAGGTGAACGGTGTTCGAGGTGGTCAAGGGGCATGCTGTGTCACGAGACCCCGAGTCGTCCGGAGAGGACGAGAACGGCCGCGCCGCGCAGGACGATGTCCTGCCCCTGCGTGGTCATCCGGAGGGACAGGTCGGCGTGGTTCTCCGCCATCGTCCGGTTCCGGAGCGTGTGGACGGTCGCCTCCGCGAGGGGGCCGTCGAGCAGTTCGGTCGGGCCGCTGAGCACGATCTCCGACAGGTTGAGGGCGCCCACGACGGGTGCGAGCGCGATGCCGAGGCGCTGACCGGCTTCGCGCAGGATGGGCGTCGCATCCATCCCCGCCTCCGCGGCGGCACGCAGGCCGCGCTGCAGCTGCGGGACGCTGAGCCAGTGCTCGAGCACCTGGTCGCGGTTGTACGTGGTGTCGAGCCCGAGGTCGGTGCCGACCATGACCTGGCCGATCTCCCCCGCGGCGAAGTGGCTGCCGTACACCAGCGCGCCGGCGACCAGGAGCCCGGCGCCGATGCCGTGCCCGACGCGGATGAGCATCATGTCGCCCGCCGCTCCCCCGTAGGTGTGCTCGGCGAGGGCCGCCGCGTTGGCGTCGTTCGCGACGACCACGGCGAGGCCGGTACGTGCGGCGAGGTGCCGCTGCAGGGCGAGGTCGCTCCAGCCGAGGTTGGGGGCGGTGAGGATGGTGCCGGCGAGGTCCACGACGCCGGGCGAGCCGACGCCGACGCCGAGGATGGGAGCAGTGGAGGATGCGACGAGCCGGTCGACCAGCTCGTCGACCTTGGCGAGCGCGGCCTCGCCGGTCGCGGGGACGCCGCCGTCGTCCGCGAGCATGACCTCGGCGGAGGCGATGATGGCGCCGTCGAGGTCCATGACCGCGCCGCGGAACCGGTCGTGGTCGCTGAGGTCGACGCCGACGATCTGGTGGGCGCTGCGGTTGATGTCGAGCAGGACGGCCGGCTTCCCCGGGCGGGCGGACTCGCGCTGGCCCAGCTCGATGACGAGCCCCTCGGCGAGCAGCTCGGCGACGAGATCGGAGACCGTGACGCGGGTGAGTCCCGTGTCCCGGGCGAGGTCGGCCCGGCTGCGCTCCCCCGAACGGTAGAGCGTCTGGAGCACGAGCGACCGGTTGTGACTGCGGGCGTGCTCCGGGAGCACCTTGGCGCGCGGCCGGAGCACCCGCCCCGGGCCCAGCCCGCCGGTGCTTCCCTGCACCTCCGTCGTCGTCATGTTTGTTAGTAAAGCTTACGAACAAATGAATTGCAAGAGACGAAACGAAGTCGTTACATGAGCGGCGGAATAGGCTCCGAGCATGACCGACGCATCCACCGCCGTCCCGGCGCCCCGCACACCATTCTCGCTCACCGGATCCCGCGCCCTGGTCACCGCCGCCAGCCGCGGGCTGGGACGGGAGATCGCGCTCGAGCTCGCCGGCCAGGGGGCCGACGTCATCCTCGGGGTCCGGGATCCCGAGGGGGCGGCGGACCTCGTGGCCGAGCTGCAGGCCTTCGGCGTGACGGCGACGGCCATCAGGATGGACGTGCTCGACCTGGCCGCGTGCCGCGCCGCCATCGACGCGGTCACCGCGGAGCTCGGTCCGATCGACATCCTGGTCAACAACGCGGGCGGCGGCATCGACTCCCCCGCGCTCGAGGTGACCGAGGAGGATTTCGACCACGTCTGGCAGCTCAACACGCGCTCGACCTTCTTCGTGTCGCAGCATGTGGCGAAGAGCATGCGGGCGAACGGCGGCGGCGCGATCGTGAACGTCGCCTCGCAGGCGGGACTCGTCGCGCTGCCGGGCGAGGCGTCCTACTGCGCGGCGAAGGCGGCCGTCGTGCACCTGACCCGCTGCCTGGCCGTCGAGTGGGGCGAGTACGGCATCCGCGTGAACGCCGTCGCTCCCACGTTCATCGAGACCGACGGCACCGCGGAGGCCCTCTCGGACGACGCGTTCCGCGCCGACACCGTCGACCGCATCGCCGCGCTGCACCGCATCGGGCAGCCGCGGGAGGTCTCGGGCGCGGTCGCCTTCCTGGCGTCGCCCTCCGCATCCCTCATCACGGGCCAGACACTCGCGATCGACGGGGGCTGGACCGCGCGCTGACCCCCGTTAACGATTCGTGCCAAATGTCGCTTCCCGCGGCGCGGGAGCCGACATTCGGCACGAATGCGTCAGGCGGGGGTCAGCCCAGGCGCGCCTTCAGGTTCTCGCTGATCGCGTCCAGGAACTCCTCGGTGGTGAGGAACTTCTGCTCCGGGCCGACGAGGAGCGCGAGGTCCTTCGTCATCTTGCCCTGCTCGACCGTCTTCACCACGACGTCCTCGAGGGTGTGGGTGAAGTCGATGAGGTCCTGGTTACCGTCGAGCTTGCCGCGGTGCGCGAGGCCGCGCGTCCAGGCGAAGATCGAGGCGATCGGGTTCGTCGAGGTCGGCTTGCCCTGCTGGTACTGGCGGTAGTGGCGCGTCACGGTGCCGTGCGCGGCCTCCGCCTCGACGACCGAGCCGTCCGGCGTGGTCAGCACGGAGGTCATGAGGCCAAGCGAGCCGAAGCCCTGCGCGACGGTGTCGGACTGCACGTCGCCGTCGTAGTTCTTGCAGGCCCAGACGTAGCCGCCCTCCCACTTGAGGCTGGAGGCGACCATGTCGTCGATGAGGCGGTGCTCGTAGGTGAGGCCGGCCGCGTCGAACTTCTCCTTGTACTCCGTGTCGAAGACCTCCTGGAAGAGGTCCTTGAAGCGGCCGTCGTAGGCCTTCAGGATGGTGTTCTTGGTCGAGAGGTAGACCGGGTACTGGCGGTCGAGGCCGTAGTTGAACGACGCACGGGCGAAGTCGCGGATGGACTCGTCCTGGTTGTACATCGCCAGCGCGACACCCGCGCCCGGGGCCTGGTAGACCTCGAAGCTCTGCGCCTCGCCGCCGTCGTTCGGCTGGAAGCTGATGCTGAGGGTGCCCGGGCCGTCGAAGGTGAAGTCGGTGGCGCGGTACTGGTCGCCGAAGGCGTGACGGCCGATGACGATCGGCTTGTTCCAGCCGGGGACGAGCCGCGGGATGTTGGAGATGATGATCGGCTCGCGGAACACCACACCGCCGAGGATGTTGCGGATCGTGCCGTTCGGGCTCTTCCACATCTTCTTCAGGCCGAACTCCTCGACGCGCGCCTCGTCCGGCGTGATGGTGGCGCACTTGACGCCGACGCCGTGCTTCTGGATGGCGTGGGCCGCGTCGATCGTGATCTGGTCGTCGGTCTCGTCGCGCTTCTGGATGCCGAGGTCGTAGTACTCGAGGTTCACGTCGAGGTACGGGTGGATGAGCGAGTCTTTGATGGCCTTCCAGATGATGCGTGTCATCTCGTCGCCGTCGAGTTCGACGACGGTCCCGTCAACCTTGATCTTGTCCATGGTTCTCCTGAGTCTGTGCCGTTTGAGCCGACGACAGCTTACCTGAGCCGGAGAACTATCTTGACATCGAGACACTTTCTCTCGGCGGATGGTCGGCTGGGAGGGAGCTATGCCCCGATCGGGCACGCAGGATACGCTTTCGTCATGGCTGAGTTGAGACTGGAAGAGTTGAGCGCGCGGACTGTCGTGGCGGCCAACGCGCTGACACTGAAGCCGGGCCAGGAGCAGTTCGTCGCTCCGGTCTCCTACTCGGCGGCGGCAGCCATCCCCGACCCCAACACCTCGTGGCAGCGCGTGGTGCTCGACGGCGACGACGTGGTCGCGTTCATCATGGGCAGCTTCGACCCGAACGCCGAGCACGAGGAGTTCAAGGCGATCCTCTGGCGCATCAACGTCGACGCGGACGACCAGGGCCGCGGCATCGGCACCTTCGCCGTGCGCGCCCTCGCCGACGAGGCCCGCGCTCGCGGGCACCAGCGCCTCTACGTCATCTGGGAGTCGGGCGAGCTCGGTCCGGAGCAGTTCTTCCTGCGGAGCGGTTTCCAGCCGGTCGGCGAGACGCAGTACGGCGAGACGATCGGTGCCCTCGACCTCTGACGCGGAGCCCGGGGACGGCGACGCCGCCGGATCCTTCGTGGAGCGCGTCCTCGACGTCGTGGACTCGATCCCGCCCGGCCGCGTGATGACCTACGGCGACGTCGCGGCGACGCTCGGCTCCCGTGCCGCCCGGATGGTCGGCCAGATCATGGCCTATTACGGCTCCGATGTTCCGTGGTGGCGCGTGGTCCGGGCCGGCGGGCATCCACCGGCGAACCACGAGCACATCGCGCTGCAGCACTACCGGGCCGAGGGCACGCCGCTCCTCGGCGGCGGAACGGTCGCGTACCGGGTAGATTTACGGGCGGCCCGCTTCGACGCCGCGCGGGATCATCCCTCCGACCGATGATTCGCTCAGTTCCGTAGTGTTCACTCGTTGTCGGAACCCTGTCCTTCTGTCACCTGGAGCTGCCGTGCCCCGCATCCGTACCGCCGGAGTCATCGCGACGATGTCCGCCCTCGCCCTGGCCCTGTCCGGATGCTCCGTGCTGACCGCGTTCTCGCCGCACGTCGAGTCGGAGATCTTCGACAC is drawn from Leifsonia shinshuensis and contains these coding sequences:
- a CDS encoding ROK family protein yields the protein MRLGIDIGGTKTDAVAVDESGALAERIRLPTGFGHAAVVETAVAAVSRLGELTGLAPGGFQSIGVGIPGMVDATSGHVAHAVNLGLDRLELGGMLAGRLGVGVRVENDVKAAALGASHLLGLTGTVAFLNLGTGMAAGIVVDGRLWRGSTGIAGEIGHLPVDPDGPLCACGQRGCLETLASGSGIARQWPTDDPFPVRALYAAAERGDPAARAIAARLAVGIAAAVRVLVLTVDPATVVIGGGLSHLGERLLGEVHEVLHDWERTSPFLASLDLPGRVRLVPEGSPVAALGAALVGEN
- a CDS encoding sugar ABC transporter permease; this encodes MTATEDTRIAVAAPPPPSPDAPRRRRGRLTPYTLLLPAIVILLVALGYPVVWQLITSMQHFGLAQQFGKPADFVWFENYITLFSDGYTWVVVARSIAFCLVTAAVTVVIGVGTALLMNAVNRVVRIILQVALLLAWAMPVVAAMTVWNWLFDWRRGVVNYVLTSWGLDFQDHNWLQNPLSFFFVAMVIVTWMSVPFVAFSIYAGLTQVSTEVVEAAQMDGARGWQRLRYIILPIIRPVLGIVLLLQIIWDLRVFAQIKLLQDKGSIASETNLLGTYIYQLGVGSSDFAMASAVSVFVLVLTVALSWFYVRHLLKEDES
- a CDS encoding GNAT family N-acetyltransferase, whose product is MAELRLEELSARTVVAANALTLKPGQEQFVAPVSYSAAAAIPDPNTSWQRVVLDGDDVVAFIMGSFDPNAEHEEFKAILWRINVDADDQGRGIGTFAVRALADEARARGHQRLYVIWESGELGPEQFFLRSGFQPVGETQYGETIGALDL
- a CDS encoding NADP-dependent isocitrate dehydrogenase, giving the protein MDKIKVDGTVVELDGDEMTRIIWKAIKDSLIHPYLDVNLEYYDLGIQKRDETDDQITIDAAHAIQKHGVGVKCATITPDEARVEEFGLKKMWKSPNGTIRNILGGVVFREPIIISNIPRLVPGWNKPIVIGRHAFGDQYRATDFTFDGPGTLSISFQPNDGGEAQSFEVYQAPGAGVALAMYNQDESIRDFARASFNYGLDRQYPVYLSTKNTILKAYDGRFKDLFQEVFDTEYKEKFDAAGLTYEHRLIDDMVASSLKWEGGYVWACKNYDGDVQSDTVAQGFGSLGLMTSVLTTPDGSVVEAEAAHGTVTRHYRQYQQGKPTSTNPIASIFAWTRGLAHRGKLDGNQDLIDFTHTLEDVVVKTVEQGKMTKDLALLVGPEQKFLTTEEFLDAISENLKARLG
- the nagB gene encoding glucosamine-6-phosphate deaminase — encoded protein: MAEIVVVRDQDAAGDLAARSILDLIAAKPDTVLGLATGSTPLAVYRALERGIRERGVDVSHVRGYALDEYVGLPAGHPESYRAVITREVVEPLGLTPSLIHVPNGSLDGIEHAGADYERAIAESGGVDVQLLGIGTDGHIGFNEPGSSFASITRVKTLTEQTRKDNARFFASEDDVPMHCITQGLSTILKARHLMLLAFGEGKAEALAGAVEGPVSASNPGSAIQLHPHVTVLVDEAAASRLRNLDYYRYAYANKPSWQTL
- a CDS encoding MGMT family protein, with the translated sequence MPSTSDAEPGDGDAAGSFVERVLDVVDSIPPGRVMTYGDVAATLGSRAARMVGQIMAYYGSDVPWWRVVRAGGHPPANHEHIALQHYRAEGTPLLGGGTVAYRVDLRAARFDAARDHPSDR
- a CDS encoding ROK family transcriptional regulator encodes the protein MTTTEVQGSTGGLGPGRVLRPRAKVLPEHARSHNRSLVLQTLYRSGERSRADLARDTGLTRVTVSDLVAELLAEGLVIELGQRESARPGKPAVLLDINRSAHQIVGVDLSDHDRFRGAVMDLDGAIIASAEVMLADDGGVPATGEAALAKVDELVDRLVASSTAPILGVGVGSPGVVDLAGTILTAPNLGWSDLALQRHLAARTGLAVVVANDANAAALAEHTYGGAAGDMMLIRVGHGIGAGLLVAGALVYGSHFAAGEIGQVMVGTDLGLDTTYNRDQVLEHWLSVPQLQRGLRAAAEAGMDATPILREAGQRLGIALAPVVGALNLSEIVLSGPTELLDGPLAEATVHTLRNRTMAENHADLSLRMTTQGQDIVLRGAAVLVLSGRLGVS
- a CDS encoding carbohydrate ABC transporter permease, whose translation is MVTASTTARTATTEPGAPVRRVRSRRRIRVSRVLLGALGIVLALIWVFPVYWMVNSSLLPNVILQNSTPTWLPFGGSFDNFAAVVQGGTFFPALGMSVAVALITVVCCLAFAFLAALAISRFRFRGRRSFVLAVLLIQMLPAEGLFIAQYKLMGTLGLLNTVVGVSILYIAAVVPFTIWMLRGFVAGIPADLEEAAMVDGLSRTQAFLRITFPLLAPGLVASGVYAFLQAWNEFTVALVILPQSSSATLPLWLRGFVQQSASRATDWGQVMAASTLVAVPVIIFFLIVQGRMTSGLVSGAVKG
- a CDS encoding extracellular solute-binding protein; amino-acid sequence: MKRKLVGLAAVATASALVLAGCASGGSTGASTDGKGKTVTLWLVGSDTPDALRNYLKTEFAKETGATLKIEQQDWGDIVTKLTTALPDANNTPDVTEMGNTQSPTFTNVGAFLDISDMYKDLGGSDLLQSFVEAGKVDGKNYTLPYYFGSRYMFYRKDVYQAAGVSVPTTLDQFNSSVADITAKNPKNIDNFSGFFLGGQDWRDGISWIFANGGDIAKKDGDKWKATLESPESLKGLQQLQDLYKNASKAPNDAKDSNQYIYLNDTDQTVDANGTKTGDTSLAAATIMAPGWAHWSIGDLSEKDGKPVRTWNDATFGTYVLPGNDGKPAPVFAGGSNIGISAKTKEPGLSKTLLKIIFSKEYQEMLGKNGLGPANAKYTSSLGDDQFAKALIESASNSKLTPAAPGWASVEAGNVMEEFFSKIRDASDLKALAQEYDKKIDALLNVKS
- a CDS encoding 3-oxoacyl-ACP reductase family protein; the protein is MTDASTAVPAPRTPFSLTGSRALVTAASRGLGREIALELAGQGADVILGVRDPEGAADLVAELQAFGVTATAIRMDVLDLAACRAAIDAVTAELGPIDILVNNAGGGIDSPALEVTEEDFDHVWQLNTRSTFFVSQHVAKSMRANGGGAIVNVASQAGLVALPGEASYCAAKAAVVHLTRCLAVEWGEYGIRVNAVAPTFIETDGTAEALSDDAFRADTVDRIAALHRIGQPREVSGAVAFLASPSASLITGQTLAIDGGWTAR
- a CDS encoding glycoside hydrolase family 3 protein, with translation MSGASVADTALTDPDLRRSIAATLLPGFVGTTLPGWLAERLRDGLGGVCLFGQNIASAEQLRALTSAIYEANPHAIVAIDEEGGDVTRLYYESGSPYPGNAILGRLGDPDYTERVARRVGEELRRAGVNLDFAPDIDINSNPDNPVIGVRSFGSDPEVVAEHGAAWTRGLQSAGVAVAAKHFPGHGDTGTDSHLELPVVDLSAAQLRERELVPFRAVVAAGARAVMTSHILLPQLDAVLPATLSPAIVHGMLRGELGFDGVVVSDALDMHGASGDRGIPEAAVLALAAGCDLLCIGTENTDAQLAAIEDAIAAAVAAGRLAPSRVADASARVRALAASAASVAPSPTVEYTKSARSGGVSRALSADSTEGAEGVECTEALEREDAEAAERAFDVSPHAREWLRRHGGGRFSVVRIDTVANIAVGSAPWGPFSVLEAEPADPEAAQFAANPTVLFTEGDHPDLVLAAQSPVLVIGKDNHRHAFARAAIDRLRAERDEVLVVDMGWPSDDRAYADIATFGASRLVGRALLSLLGRGS